Proteins found in one Labrenzia sp. VG12 genomic segment:
- a CDS encoding ShlB/FhaC/HecB family hemolysin secretion/activation protein, translating to MRVMSFLAGGARHLCLCVLPVLCAASIVSVAPAQGQAPAGLNDIVREQRQIIEREEQRRRRERGEFLGGSSEPSLREPDLLPETSGGDGPCLEVNRIVFDGAKRIPARRLETLVEGRQGGCLTLADIQNVLRLATNYYIDKGYVTSRAYLQPQDIGAGELRVLIVEGAVSDVRLLENGKARRGGWQLFGERTGRIMNIRHFEQGLEQINRLGSKQATIRIEPGRGVGESIVTIEVEDSYAIEASASLDNGGSTSTGRHQWNGIVGFEDVLGLHERLTVSARSSLDRLDDQIYSRSINGYLSVPWHYFTLNLSGSYLEYYSRLDSASGDYSYDGLSWEGRVELDRILHRTGRYTWRAGTAFTLKEATNYIEDIFIDASSQRLAVVEASTGISGRIAGGFGQASVAVKRGLDAFAAQSDTNQSGGTPVAQFTQATLSGFYQRVWKNRLGRLSVQATGYASWSPDTLFASERVNIGGPYSVRGFRDVSLSGDAGGYGQFELSLVPAFAAKTPESLQRVIGTPQVFAALDAGAVVEDADDPLEGGELMGGVVGLRLSGGILSGEVAYEKALVHPSFLKPADDGFLRFRIGISHRF from the coding sequence ATGCGGGTAATGTCCTTTCTGGCCGGCGGTGCCCGGCATCTTTGCCTTTGCGTGTTGCCGGTTCTGTGCGCCGCGTCGATTGTGTCGGTGGCGCCGGCCCAGGGCCAGGCACCGGCTGGCCTCAACGATATCGTGCGCGAGCAGCGTCAGATCATCGAGCGCGAGGAGCAGCGCCGCCGCCGCGAGCGCGGGGAATTCCTAGGCGGCTCGTCGGAGCCGTCCTTGCGCGAGCCCGACCTGTTGCCGGAAACATCCGGCGGTGACGGGCCGTGCCTCGAGGTCAACCGGATCGTCTTTGACGGCGCGAAACGCATCCCTGCGCGCCGGCTGGAAACGCTTGTCGAGGGCCGGCAGGGCGGTTGTCTGACCCTTGCCGACATCCAGAACGTCCTCAGACTGGCGACAAACTATTACATCGACAAGGGATACGTGACCTCGCGCGCCTATCTGCAGCCGCAGGATATCGGCGCCGGCGAACTGCGTGTCCTCATCGTGGAAGGCGCGGTTTCGGACGTTCGCCTGCTCGAGAACGGCAAGGCGCGCCGGGGAGGCTGGCAGCTTTTTGGCGAGCGGACCGGCCGGATCATGAACATCCGCCATTTCGAGCAGGGTCTGGAACAGATCAACCGGCTCGGCTCGAAACAGGCGACCATCCGCATCGAACCCGGCAGGGGCGTCGGCGAGAGCATCGTCACCATTGAGGTCGAGGACAGCTATGCGATCGAAGCCTCGGCCTCGCTGGACAATGGCGGGTCCACCAGCACGGGCCGGCACCAATGGAACGGCATTGTCGGCTTCGAGGACGTGCTCGGCCTGCACGAGCGGCTGACCGTTTCCGCCCGCAGTTCGCTCGACCGTCTGGACGACCAGATCTATTCGCGTTCGATCAACGGCTACCTGTCCGTCCCGTGGCACTATTTCACGCTCAATCTGAGCGGCTCCTACCTGGAATACTACTCCCGCCTCGACAGCGCCTCGGGCGATTACAGCTATGACGGGCTGAGCTGGGAGGGCCGGGTGGAACTCGACCGGATCCTGCACCGCACCGGACGCTACACCTGGCGTGCCGGCACGGCCTTCACCCTGAAGGAAGCCACCAACTACATCGAAGACATCTTCATCGACGCCTCCAGCCAGAGGCTGGCGGTGGTGGAGGCCTCCACAGGGATCAGCGGACGCATTGCCGGCGGGTTCGGCCAGGCCAGCGTGGCCGTCAAGCGCGGCCTCGACGCCTTTGCCGCCCAGTCCGACACCAACCAGTCCGGCGGAACCCCGGTGGCGCAATTCACGCAGGCGACCCTGTCCGGGTTCTACCAGCGGGTCTGGAAGAACCGGCTCGGCCGCCTGTCGGTACAGGCGACCGGTTACGCGTCCTGGTCGCCGGATACGCTGTTTGCCTCCGAGCGCGTCAACATCGGCGGGCCCTATTCGGTGCGCGGGTTCCGGGATGTCAGCCTGTCCGGGGACGCCGGCGGCTATGGCCAGTTCGAGCTCTCCCTCGTGCCAGCCTTTGCGGCGAAGACACCGGAAAGTCTGCAACGAGTGATTGGCACGCCGCAGGTCTTCGCAGCGCTCGATGCCGGCGCGGTCGTCGAGGATGCGGACGATCCCCTGGAAGGCGGCGAGCTGATGGGCGGCGTGGTCGGCCTGCGGCTGAGCGGCGGCATTCTGAGCGGCGAGGTGGCCTATGAGAAAGCCCTCGTCCATCCAAGTTTTCTAAAGCCTGCGGACGACGGTTTCCTGCGTTTCCGCATCGGCATCTCCCATAGGTTCTAG
- a CDS encoding hemagglutinin repeat-containing protein, whose translation MIKSVLNSVFCAVFLVQSSLPAVAGGLTPDVSAPAGNRPTIIDAPNGVPIENIATPNAQGLSHNKFTDFNVGPDGLVINNSRTVGQSRLGGLIAGNPNLQNSGPATTILNEVTSSNRSLLEGATEIHGSRADYILANPNGITCNGCGFINIPRATLTTGVPVVDAGRLQGFTVERGTVTIGADGLAAETTDYFDIVSRAVEINGQIHGGEELGIFAGRNSFNYDDRTVEASAGSASDKPEFAIDSSALGGMYAGRIKLIGTEDGVGVRAPDQATAATGDFQITADGRLVLGGTLSARQTLQAQSVNGSIEVGQDASVYGEETLIFRAGDGIAVAENAVLGAAGDVALEAGTIDFDGAELLAGLNTDGTLAAGVGSLTVSTTGLADFSAATRLRAGAAMALSVGALTQLGTAYADTYSADAAGDMRLADVSADTSLTLAAGGDLGVATGATLYGASGLTLQVDGSLQTETDAVIASGGDIALTAGTIDYQGAKLLAGLSADNSLIAGAGALEIETAGLAQFSEETSLRAGSDLTLQAGSLQQLGTAFADVYEVETTGDIVISNVSAGTRAQVRSSGGALAINDDATLYAGSGLTLEAAGALTAGTGALVGSGGDLALSAGSIDYDGSDLLAGLQSDGSLAAGTGAIEVTATGLADFSEDTRLVAGDALTLAAGAIDQSGAAVAGSYAATADSDITLGTVSSDTGLSVTSEGGDVTVGGSSVLYAAGDMALDAAGTLQTESGAVLGAAGDISLNAGSLDHQADELLAGMRSDGTLLADTGAIDITVDAAASLSAASRVRAGDALSVTAGSLDQAADIFAGQYTVRTTGDAVLGNASVADSLDVASSDGAVTVSSGAMLYSGGDLDLSGGTQITVSSGAEVNAGSHIGLGAPVIDLAGDAVLAGVSGDGAALDGLGTITLSASDRLDISSGTRVQSGDLTRISAGDWRQYGELEVGALALDLDTLSISGGNALVEAGDISGDISGTATIAASSQGLKAANTLDLSVNDLDIAGTLFVNGNGVLSVAGALSVTGGLEAAGGLTVRGGTASVADGARVIANGAALFDDMDDLTNRGAIYAGDSLSVRTSTLDNDGGLLLAANGLTLEGRTAGTKATEIVNHKGGVIEALGGDVVLRAELLQNLTDVTFTTSTTSFANEMVTGAYPPDWLKGGFDKYWAAGGIGDWGQFWDYGGGPGGYVFAPHPDKIAEILEDKNASADDWDQNWWKEYAPTRIAEFDPDNGTYDDWLMLAPDEDGAAPSGGTVTIHVTEDQVEYLDPVARIAASGGNMVLEVGTLQNEASEIVAAGNLTIDGDNLVNTGQTLTRVITVEQSWSSYESRTLGFAPNHRFLDNGNRHRTLSAETIGAAPGTIHAGGTLSGTLTGTLTNEAGSPSTPETLQLSNLDSTIVQVNGGATAAFGDNGPSFTTSLDGTSPLTSDADGAPVPFFDPTTYRFNRQLFGDAPETSPFLFETRFEFIDHGSFYGSQYFLDTVGIADIGSHIRSLGDPFFESRYIADQVRMATGRRWLTSDTANDAAQMKQLIDNAAVAASDLDLTAGVSLSADQVALLTSDIVWYERKVVNGVEVLSPRLYLASTSARNRTGAVIAGRNVSLDAAEIRNVRGTLMADETLVAGAGSALLNRSGTIAGRDVTLSGETVTIETATRQTGNGTTATGTWAFERGAVVAEDSLDILSGQDTRVTGADLSSGGSLSIRTGRDLVVSGLKLDRHFEAKGQAGSNRYETSQSETRVSGATIQAGEAIDLEAARDLEVKGGLIASDGTARLNAGESVDIGTLEETAQTFDSRKKSGFLSASSKTRETSSTTNVGSMVTALGDLEISADNKDVVISGSAVTSQADVTLSAGRDVRLEAAEDTAEDHRVEKKRGFFAETTSAGFAAGYRSEAHTYDTASVTQVTSAVSGENVTISAGRDVVSEAASVAAGSDLRLDAGRDIRLEAVHDLYAHSESHKVDTFALSVSAFENVSGPLKTLADVPRMATSGRGNLGYQALSAVSAGLKAVDALNQLNAIASGGTVAGVRVGIGVSSERSSSSESSAIARTATLSAGNNLSLDAGRDITAKGAQIDAGNDISLAAGRDIRLESAENRMAFEGDSSSASVGLGVTFGVGAGGASLGVGLDVSGQQSSYEHAETFHTNTNVTAGGHVAIATGRDLALKGARVEADSATLDVGRNLEIESRLDTAEGSNQSSGYSAGVSVGIGLGPNGAGPSFGVSGSVNGSQGSSSTAWVDAPSGIVTENGLDVRVGETTSLTGGVLASRSGDMTLETDRLETEDLDLHRKGRQLSGSVGVNVGRDPEGKTTPGLTVEGAYSNSETEGVARATIGEGTVIVHDGDGDGVRAADLEAMADEAEADGDTARAEALREEAELEAAEDNTTTETRLANINRDPDAVVVVTSQKDEGFEFYVSDTSVREIGKVLSKVGNAIGDLNISPQQREILRRLAACGGRQGQNRYNPLNWFVSTAYAADCSQTAIEDLMIGVKRETLAELVEYCENLDPGVEAYAKAALAARIFADLPVADRAQLKSISKWDIESVSGLSYDTILMLELANDALHCEAASCKDTKNQTVLKLYNTIGQEELHVATFLKLTPPTESSLGFDTTGMSWSQYIAVVQAEELIGNATGAVAGTALAKAISNVASRVGPSVAKRFANSYSAPKGTVDPGSVYQVRFDPSHPGRPAPSFSVDTSAFTSGSATANGGIRNSRQFWTAWLSMPNNGLSLANQAAVASKRAPIVDDDWLKVFPEHKDFRGQQLVHHHMDYGKYAIPVPRGAHNNSPGFAYWHPPR comes from the coding sequence ATGATCAAGTCGGTTCTGAACAGTGTTTTCTGTGCGGTTTTTCTGGTCCAGTCCTCCCTGCCCGCGGTCGCCGGCGGGCTGACACCCGATGTCAGTGCACCTGCCGGCAACCGGCCAACCATCATCGACGCGCCGAACGGCGTGCCCATCGAGAACATCGCCACCCCCAACGCGCAGGGCCTCTCCCACAACAAGTTCACCGATTTCAATGTCGGGCCGGATGGCCTTGTCATCAACAATTCCAGAACTGTCGGCCAGAGCCGGCTGGGCGGCCTGATCGCCGGCAACCCCAATCTTCAGAATTCTGGTCCCGCGACCACGATCCTGAACGAGGTGACCTCCTCCAACCGCTCGCTGCTGGAGGGCGCGACCGAAATTCACGGCAGCCGGGCCGACTACATTCTCGCCAATCCGAACGGCATCACCTGCAACGGCTGCGGTTTCATCAACATTCCGCGGGCCACCCTGACGACCGGTGTGCCAGTGGTTGATGCCGGCAGGCTGCAGGGGTTTACCGTCGAGCGCGGCACGGTCACCATCGGCGCGGACGGCCTCGCCGCCGAGACCACCGACTATTTCGACATCGTCTCCCGCGCCGTCGAGATCAACGGTCAGATCCATGGCGGCGAGGAACTCGGAATATTCGCCGGGCGCAACAGCTTCAACTATGACGACCGCACCGTCGAGGCCAGCGCCGGGTCCGCCAGCGACAAGCCGGAGTTCGCCATTGATTCCAGTGCGCTCGGTGGCATGTATGCCGGGCGAATCAAGCTGATCGGCACCGAAGACGGCGTCGGCGTGCGCGCACCCGACCAGGCGACCGCGGCCACCGGCGATTTCCAGATCACCGCGGACGGCCGGCTGGTTCTGGGCGGCACGCTCTCCGCCCGCCAGACCCTCCAGGCGCAATCGGTCAATGGCTCCATCGAAGTCGGGCAGGATGCGTCCGTCTATGGCGAGGAGACCCTGATCTTCCGGGCCGGCGACGGGATCGCGGTGGCGGAAAATGCCGTTCTGGGTGCTGCCGGTGATGTGGCCCTCGAGGCCGGCACCATTGACTTTGACGGCGCCGAACTGCTCGCGGGCCTCAACACGGACGGCACGCTGGCTGCAGGTGTCGGCTCGCTGACCGTTTCCACGACGGGCCTTGCCGATTTCTCCGCCGCAACCCGCCTGCGGGCCGGCGCCGCCATGGCCTTGTCCGTCGGCGCGCTGACCCAGCTGGGCACTGCCTACGCGGACACCTATTCGGCCGACGCCGCGGGCGACATGCGCCTTGCCGATGTCAGTGCCGACACCAGCCTGACGCTTGCCGCCGGCGGCGACCTCGGCGTCGCGACCGGGGCGACGCTTTACGGCGCCTCCGGGCTGACGCTTCAGGTCGACGGCAGTCTTCAGACCGAAACGGACGCCGTGATCGCCAGCGGTGGCGACATTGCCCTGACCGCCGGCACGATCGACTACCAGGGGGCGAAACTTCTGGCCGGTCTGTCGGCGGACAACAGCCTGATCGCCGGCGCCGGGGCGCTCGAGATCGAAACCGCGGGCCTGGCGCAGTTCTCGGAGGAAACGAGCCTTCGGGCTGGCTCGGATCTGACGTTGCAGGCGGGGTCTCTCCAGCAGCTCGGCACGGCCTTTGCCGATGTCTACGAGGTCGAGACCACCGGTGACATCGTCATCTCGAACGTGTCTGCCGGCACGCGCGCACAAGTGCGCTCCAGCGGCGGGGCTCTCGCCATCAATGACGATGCGACCCTTTACGCGGGCAGCGGCCTGACGCTTGAGGCGGCGGGCGCTCTCACCGCCGGCACCGGGGCCCTGGTCGGCAGTGGCGGCGACCTTGCGCTGTCCGCTGGCTCCATCGACTATGACGGTTCGGACCTGCTCGCCGGCCTGCAGTCCGACGGCAGCCTTGCCGCAGGCACCGGCGCGATTGAGGTCACGGCAACGGGCCTTGCGGATTTTTCGGAAGACACCCGCCTCGTCGCCGGTGACGCCCTGACGCTCGCCGCCGGCGCTATCGACCAGTCCGGCGCGGCAGTCGCCGGGTCCTACGCGGCGACGGCTGACAGTGACATCACGCTCGGCACCGTCTCCTCGGACACCGGTCTCAGCGTGACCTCCGAAGGCGGTGATGTCACCGTCGGCGGCAGCTCCGTCCTCTACGCGGCGGGCGACATGGCGCTGGATGCGGCCGGAACGCTGCAAACCGAGAGCGGCGCCGTGCTGGGCGCTGCCGGCGATATCAGCCTCAACGCCGGGTCGCTGGACCACCAGGCGGACGAACTCCTCGCCGGGATGCGCTCCGACGGCACGCTGCTCGCCGACACCGGCGCGATCGACATCACCGTGGACGCGGCGGCCAGCCTGTCGGCGGCAAGCCGCGTGCGCGCGGGCGACGCTCTCTCGGTGACCGCCGGGTCGCTGGACCAGGCCGCCGACATTTTTGCCGGGCAGTACACCGTCCGCACCACCGGGGACGCCGTCCTCGGCAACGCCTCGGTCGCCGACAGTCTCGATGTGGCCTCCAGCGACGGCGCGGTCACCGTGTCTTCCGGGGCCATGCTCTATTCCGGGGGCGACCTTGACCTGTCGGGCGGCACGCAAATCACCGTGTCGTCGGGGGCCGAGGTCAATGCCGGCAGCCACATTGGCCTTGGCGCACCGGTGATCGATCTGGCGGGGGACGCAGTTCTGGCCGGTGTCTCCGGCGACGGCGCGGCCCTGGACGGTCTCGGCACCATCACCCTGAGCGCGTCCGACAGGCTCGACATTTCCAGCGGCACACGGGTTCAATCCGGCGACCTGACGCGGATCAGCGCGGGCGACTGGCGCCAATACGGCGAACTGGAAGTTGGCGCCCTGGCGCTCGACCTCGACACCTTGTCGATCAGCGGCGGCAACGCCCTGGTCGAGGCCGGCGACATATCCGGCGACATCTCGGGCACGGCCACCATCGCGGCCTCCTCGCAGGGGTTGAAAGCCGCCAACACGCTCGATCTCTCCGTCAATGACCTCGACATTGCCGGCACCCTGTTCGTGAACGGCAACGGTGTGCTGAGCGTCGCCGGGGCGCTGAGCGTGACCGGCGGCCTGGAGGCAGCCGGGGGGCTGACCGTGCGCGGCGGCACGGCCAGCGTCGCCGACGGCGCCCGGGTGATCGCCAACGGGGCGGCGCTCTTCGACGACATGGACGACCTGACCAACCGGGGCGCCATCTATGCCGGCGACAGCCTGAGCGTGCGCACGTCAACCCTCGACAATGACGGCGGCCTGCTGCTGGCCGCCAACGGCCTGACGCTGGAAGGCCGCACGGCCGGGACCAAGGCCACGGAAATCGTCAACCACAAGGGCGGCGTGATCGAGGCGCTCGGCGGCGATGTCGTCCTCCGGGCGGAGCTACTCCAGAACCTCACCGATGTCACCTTCACCACGTCGACCACCTCTTTCGCCAACGAAATGGTCACCGGCGCCTACCCGCCCGACTGGCTGAAAGGCGGCTTCGACAAGTACTGGGCTGCCGGCGGGATCGGCGACTGGGGCCAGTTCTGGGACTATGGCGGCGGCCCGGGCGGATATGTCTTTGCCCCGCATCCGGACAAGATCGCCGAGATCCTGGAAGACAAGAACGCCTCCGCCGACGACTGGGACCAGAACTGGTGGAAGGAATACGCGCCGACCCGGATCGCCGAATTCGACCCGGACAACGGCACCTATGACGACTGGCTGATGCTGGCACCCGACGAGGACGGGGCGGCGCCGTCCGGCGGCACCGTGACGATCCACGTGACCGAAGACCAGGTGGAATATCTCGACCCGGTCGCCCGCATCGCGGCCTCCGGTGGCAACATGGTCCTGGAGGTCGGCACGCTGCAGAACGAGGCCAGCGAGATCGTCGCCGCCGGCAACCTGACCATCGACGGCGACAATCTGGTCAACACCGGCCAGACGCTGACCCGTGTCATCACCGTCGAGCAGAGCTGGAGTTCCTACGAGAGCCGCACGCTCGGCTTCGCGCCCAATCACCGCTTTCTCGACAACGGCAACCGCCACCGGACCCTCTCCGCCGAGACGATCGGCGCCGCGCCGGGCACGATCCATGCCGGCGGCACGCTCTCGGGCACGCTGACCGGAACGCTCACCAACGAGGCCGGCTCGCCGTCCACGCCCGAAACCCTGCAGCTGTCGAACCTGGACAGCACCATCGTGCAGGTCAACGGCGGCGCCACCGCGGCCTTTGGCGACAACGGACCGTCCTTCACGACCAGCCTGGACGGCACCTCTCCGCTGACCTCCGATGCCGACGGCGCCCCGGTGCCGTTCTTCGACCCGACCACCTACCGCTTCAACAGGCAGCTGTTCGGCGACGCCCCGGAAACGAGCCCGTTCCTGTTTGAAACCCGCTTCGAGTTCATCGATCACGGCTCCTTCTACGGCTCGCAGTATTTCCTCGACACGGTCGGCATTGCCGACATCGGCAGCCACATTCGTTCGCTCGGCGATCCCTTCTTTGAAAGCCGCTACATCGCCGACCAGGTGCGCATGGCAACGGGGCGCCGCTGGCTGACTTCGGACACGGCCAATGACGCGGCCCAGATGAAACAGCTGATCGACAATGCCGCCGTGGCGGCGTCCGATCTCGACCTGACCGCCGGCGTTTCCTTGAGCGCGGACCAGGTGGCTCTGCTGACCAGCGACATCGTCTGGTACGAGCGCAAGGTCGTGAACGGGGTCGAGGTCCTGTCGCCCCGCCTTTACCTGGCCTCCACGTCGGCGCGCAACCGGACCGGCGCGGTCATCGCCGGGCGCAACGTCTCGCTCGATGCCGCCGAAATCAGGAACGTGCGCGGCACGCTCATGGCGGACGAGACCCTGGTCGCCGGGGCCGGCAGCGCGCTGCTGAACCGCTCCGGCACCATCGCCGGGCGCGACGTGACCCTGTCCGGGGAAACGGTGACCATCGAGACCGCGACCCGGCAGACCGGCAACGGCACCACCGCCACCGGCACCTGGGCCTTTGAGCGCGGCGCGGTGGTTGCCGAGGACAGCCTCGACATCCTCAGCGGTCAGGACACGCGCGTGACCGGTGCCGACCTGTCCAGCGGCGGCAGCCTGTCCATCAGGACCGGCCGCGACCTTGTGGTCTCGGGGCTGAAGCTGGACCGGCATTTCGAGGCGAAGGGCCAGGCCGGCAGCAACAGGTACGAAACCAGCCAGAGCGAGACCCGTGTCTCCGGTGCGACCATCCAGGCCGGCGAAGCGATCGATCTCGAGGCGGCGCGCGATCTTGAGGTCAAGGGCGGGCTGATCGCCAGCGATGGCACCGCCCGGCTGAACGCCGGCGAGAGCGTCGACATCGGCACCCTGGAGGAAACGGCGCAGACGTTCGATTCCAGGAAGAAGAGCGGGTTCCTGTCGGCCAGTTCCAAGACGCGGGAAACGTCCTCCACCACCAATGTCGGGTCCATGGTGACCGCGCTGGGAGACCTGGAGATCTCGGCGGACAACAAGGACGTCGTCATCAGCGGATCGGCCGTCACCTCGCAGGCCGACGTGACGCTGTCCGCGGGCCGGGACGTGCGCCTGGAAGCGGCCGAGGACACGGCGGAGGATCACCGTGTCGAGAAGAAGCGCGGCTTCTTTGCCGAAACCACAAGCGCGGGCTTTGCCGCGGGGTACCGTTCGGAAGCCCACACCTACGACACCGCCAGCGTGACCCAGGTGACGTCGGCCGTCTCCGGCGAGAACGTGACCATCTCCGCCGGCCGCGACGTGGTGTCCGAGGCCGCCTCGGTGGCTGCCGGCAGCGATCTGCGCCTGGATGCTGGCCGCGATATCCGGCTGGAGGCCGTGCACGATCTCTACGCCCATTCGGAAAGCCACAAGGTCGACACCTTCGCACTCTCCGTCAGCGCCTTCGAGAACGTCTCCGGTCCGCTCAAGACCCTCGCCGACGTGCCGCGCATGGCCACCTCGGGCCGGGGCAATCTCGGCTACCAGGCGCTGTCCGCGGTTTCCGCGGGGCTGAAGGCCGTCGACGCGCTCAACCAGCTGAATGCCATCGCCAGCGGCGGCACGGTGGCGGGCGTGCGTGTCGGCATCGGCGTGTCCAGCGAGAGGAGCAGTTCGTCGGAGTCAAGCGCCATCGCCCGCACCGCGACGCTCTCCGCCGGCAACAATCTCAGCCTGGATGCCGGCCGTGACATCACCGCGAAGGGCGCCCAGATCGATGCCGGCAACGACATCTCGCTGGCGGCCGGCCGGGACATTCGCCTGGAATCGGCGGAAAACCGGATGGCCTTCGAGGGCGACAGCTCCAGCGCCTCGGTCGGTCTCGGGGTGACGTTCGGGGTGGGCGCCGGCGGGGCGTCCCTCGGGGTCGGGCTCGACGTGTCCGGACAGCAGAGTTCCTATGAACATGCCGAGACCTTCCACACCAACACCAATGTCACCGCCGGCGGCCATGTCGCCATTGCCACCGGCCGCGATCTTGCCCTGAAGGGGGCGCGGGTCGAGGCGGACAGCGCCACGCTGGATGTCGGCCGCAACCTGGAAATAGAGAGCCGTCTCGACACCGCCGAGGGCTCCAACCAGAGCAGCGGCTACAGCGCGGGGGTCTCCGTGGGCATCGGACTGGGTCCGAACGGCGCCGGCCCGTCCTTTGGTGTCTCCGGCAGTGTCAACGGCTCTCAAGGCTCCAGCAGCACCGCCTGGGTGGACGCGCCTTCCGGCATTGTCACCGAGAACGGGCTGGACGTCAGGGTCGGCGAGACCACGTCCCTCACCGGCGGCGTCCTGGCCTCGCGCTCCGGCGACATGACGCTCGAAACCGACCGCCTGGAGACGGAAGATCTCGACCTGCACCGCAAGGGGCGCCAGCTCTCCGGCTCGGTCGGCGTCAATGTCGGCCGGGACCCGGAAGGCAAGACCACCCCGGGCCTCACCGTGGAAGGCGCCTATTCCAACTCCGAGACCGAGGGCGTCGCCCGGGCCACGATCGGCGAGGGCACGGTCATCGTCCATGACGGCGACGGCGACGGCGTCAGGGCCGCCGACCTGGAGGCCATGGCCGACGAGGCCGAGGCCGACGGCGACACCGCCCGCGCCGAAGCCCTGCGGGAAGAAGCAGAGCTGGAGGCCGCGGAAGACAACACCACAACGGAAACCCGGCTCGCCAACATAAATCGCGATCCGGACGCGGTCGTGGTCGTCACGTCGCAGAAGGACGAGGGCTTTGAGTTTTACGTCAGCGATACGTCGGTGCGAGAAATTGGGAAGGTTCTCTCAAAAGTTGGCAATGCCATTGGAGACCTGAATATTTCGCCACAGCAACGTGAAATTCTGAGGCGTTTGGCGGCCTGTGGAGGTAGGCAAGGCCAAAATCGATACAACCCGCTCAACTGGTTTGTCTCTACGGCATACGCTGCTGACTGCTCTCAGACCGCGATTGAAGATCTCATGATCGGCGTTAAGCGGGAGACCCTGGCTGAACTTGTAGAGTACTGCGAAAACCTTGATCCGGGTGTTGAAGCCTACGCGAAGGCTGCATTGGCGGCGCGCATTTTTGCAGACTTGCCGGTTGCCGATCGCGCGCAACTGAAATCGATATCAAAATGGGACATCGAAAGTGTCTCAGGGCTGTCCTATGACACGATCTTGATGCTCGAGCTTGCAAATGACGCATTGCACTGCGAGGCAGCAAGCTGCAAGGACACCAAAAACCAGACGGTCCTCAAGCTCTACAACACCATTGGCCAGGAAGAGTTGCATGTTGCAACATTCCTGAAGTTGACACCGCCGACAGAAAGCTCGCTGGGCTTTGATACCACGGGCATGTCCTGGTCTCAGTACATTGCGGTTGTCCAGGCCGAGGAACTGATCGGAAATGCGACAGGGGCGGTAGCAGGAACAGCGCTTGCAAAGGCCATTTCAAATGTTGCTTCCAGAGTAGGTCCTTCGGTTGCAAAGAGGTTTGCAAACTCCTATTCCGCTCCCAAAGGTACGGTCGATCCTGGATCAGTTTACCAAGTTCGATTTGATCCTTCTCACCCAGGCCGGCCGGCGCCGTCGTTTTCGGTCGATACGTCGGCGTTCACTAGCGGGTCAGCGACAGCAAACGGTGGCATTCGAAACAGTCGCCAGTTCTGGACCGCTTGGTTGAGTATGCCGAACAATGGCTTGAGTCTTGCGAACCAGGCCGCAGTTGCCAGCAAGAGAGCGCCTATTGTTGACGATGACTGGTTAAAGGTATTCCCTGAACATAAGGACTTTCGGGGCCAGCAACTCGTGCACCATCACATGGATTACGGGAAATACGCTATTCCTGTTCCACGTGGGGCACACAACAATTCGCCTGGGTTCGCGTATTGGCACCCTCCAAGGTAA
- a CDS encoding imm11 family protein has protein sequence MHDVDNWLLCDPTPYFMEPGEYTIDVIQDGEELDSNESAAFGVPVLSIKAKNSLIGLPEVDEPYYHVVLEPVKIENKQVDQDHFVMIIETQIDCVDEERSEFQKYEENDPVRPDKAGQYRGFFNLVIDPSKTGDHHIFRLKNHLGSIIVSEEAKRRFEDAGVTGAVFDSVNGDQATVA, from the coding sequence GTGCATGATGTGGACAACTGGCTTCTTTGCGACCCCACTCCTTACTTTATGGAGCCGGGGGAATATACAATAGATGTCATTCAAGACGGTGAAGAATTAGATAGCAATGAGAGTGCAGCTTTTGGTGTCCCAGTGCTTAGCATCAAAGCGAAGAATTCTTTGATAGGATTGCCCGAAGTTGACGAGCCCTATTATCACGTGGTTCTGGAACCCGTTAAGATCGAAAACAAACAGGTGGATCAAGATCATTTTGTGATGATCATCGAAACGCAGATCGATTGCGTGGACGAAGAACGATCCGAGTTCCAGAAGTATGAAGAAAACGATCCTGTTCGACCGGACAAGGCGGGACAGTACCGCGGATTCTTCAATTTGGTCATAGACCCGTCGAAAACAGGCGACCATCACATTTTCCGCCTCAAGAACCACCTCGGTTCCATTATCGTGAGCGAGGAAGCTAAAAGGCGTTTTGAAGATGCCGGTGTCACGGGTGCTGTGTTTGACTCTGTGAACGGTGATCAAGCCACAGTTGCATGA